A window from Rhizobium leguminosarum bv. trifolii WSM1325 encodes these proteins:
- a CDS encoding ABC transporter, CydDC cysteine exporter (CydDC-E) family, permease/ATP-binding protein CydD (KEGG: rec:RHECIAT_PC0000177 putative ABC transporter involved in cytochrome bd biosynthesis, ATP-binding protein~TIGRFAM: ABC transporter, CydDC cysteine exporter (CydDC-E) family, permease/ATP-binding protein CydD~PFAM: ABC transporter related; ABC transporter transmembrane region~SMART: AAA ATPase): MGTAFFDAKDRQEAEPLPDGDIVSPVTGPDDAKGGLRRAAMLQSLAAAVWIPQAGLLAVSVGRIADGGGLHDVLWPALGILVLGFARSCLDAVGGRLAFQAARAELSRRRQIAVAALSMSSPVDRGRPASGKAASVIGEQAELIVPYLARFQPARMKASLVPLVILAFILPVSWIAALVLLFAAPLIPIFMALIGWRAQAASEKQLVATGGLNGFLLDQLRGLATIRALDAVDATALRLRREAESLRTRTMAVLKIAFLSSAVLELFAALGVAMIAVYVGFSLLGEIRFGTWVGRLDLTEGLFILLLAPAFFEPLRELSAVWHDRAAGEAALKALDALAAGRLSIRGAADVAPAVSAVVEAPSIRLENVDFRYDAGEPLILDGFNLDITAGEHLALLGASGSGKSTLLSLISGLAPCTGGCIIIGGVELVDDSTHALRASMAWIGQRPHIFAGTIAGNVALGRPGILRDDVTDALDAARLGKVAAAYGNRPLGEGGIGLSGGEALRLAIARAACNPHLRIILADEPTAHLDATTAAEVTESLLLLARGRTLIVATHDPLLAARMHRTMRVDADIVMREAAE, encoded by the coding sequence ATGGGCACTGCTTTCTTCGACGCGAAGGACAGACAAGAGGCCGAGCCGCTGCCGGACGGCGATATAGTCTCGCCTGTCACCGGCCCAGATGATGCGAAAGGCGGGCTGCGCAGAGCGGCGATGCTGCAGTCGCTGGCCGCTGCCGTCTGGATCCCGCAGGCCGGGTTGCTGGCCGTCTCGGTCGGCCGCATCGCCGATGGCGGCGGATTGCATGACGTTCTCTGGCCAGCCCTCGGCATCCTCGTCCTCGGATTTGCAAGAAGCTGTCTCGACGCAGTCGGCGGCCGCCTGGCTTTTCAAGCCGCCCGCGCCGAACTCAGCCGCAGGCGGCAGATCGCCGTCGCGGCACTTTCCATGTCGTCGCCGGTCGATCGCGGCCGACCTGCCTCCGGCAAAGCCGCAAGCGTCATTGGCGAACAGGCCGAACTGATCGTGCCCTACCTCGCCCGATTCCAGCCGGCGCGCATGAAGGCGAGCCTTGTGCCGCTCGTCATCCTTGCCTTCATCCTTCCGGTCTCCTGGATTGCCGCACTGGTTTTGCTGTTTGCCGCGCCGCTGATCCCGATCTTCATGGCGCTGATCGGCTGGCGCGCCCAGGCGGCCAGCGAAAAACAGCTCGTCGCCACCGGTGGCCTCAACGGCTTCCTGCTCGATCAGCTGCGCGGACTGGCGACCATCCGTGCACTCGACGCAGTCGATGCAACGGCGCTACGGCTGCGTCGGGAGGCGGAGTCGCTGCGTACGCGCACCATGGCGGTGCTGAAGATCGCCTTTCTCTCCTCGGCGGTGCTCGAGCTTTTCGCCGCACTCGGCGTGGCGATGATTGCCGTCTATGTCGGTTTCAGCCTGCTCGGCGAAATTCGCTTCGGCACTTGGGTGGGCCGGCTCGACCTGACCGAGGGACTGTTCATCCTGCTGCTCGCACCGGCCTTCTTCGAGCCCCTGCGCGAACTCTCCGCTGTCTGGCACGATCGGGCGGCCGGCGAGGCGGCGCTGAAGGCCCTGGACGCCCTCGCTGCCGGCCGCCTGTCCATTCGAGGAGCAGCCGACGTCGCGCCGGCGGTATCTGCCGTCGTCGAAGCGCCGTCCATCCGCCTTGAGAATGTCGATTTTCGCTACGACGCCGGCGAACCGTTGATCCTTGACGGTTTCAACCTCGATATCACCGCCGGCGAACATCTGGCGCTTCTCGGCGCCAGCGGTTCCGGCAAGTCGACGCTTCTTTCGCTGATTTCAGGACTAGCGCCCTGCACCGGCGGATGCATCATCATCGGCGGCGTCGAACTTGTGGATGACAGCACCCATGCCTTGCGGGCCAGCATGGCATGGATCGGCCAGCGACCGCATATTTTTGCCGGCACCATCGCCGGCAATGTCGCACTCGGCAGGCCTGGTATCCTGCGCGACGACGTGACGGATGCGCTCGACGCCGCCAGGCTCGGAAAAGTCGCCGCCGCCTATGGCAACCGGCCGCTCGGCGAAGGCGGGATCGGGCTTTCCGGCGGCGAGGCGCTGCGGCTTGCGATTGCGCGGGCGGCCTGCAATCCGCATCTCCGGATTATCCTGGCCGACGAGCCGACCGCACATCTCGACGCTACTACCGCCGCCGAGGTGACCGAGAGCCTGCTTTTGCTCGCCAGGGGCCGCACCCTTATTGTTGCGACCCACGATCCGCTGCTTGCCGCCCGCATGCATCGCACCATGCGCGTCGATGCCGACATCGTTATGAGGGAGGCCGCCGAATGA
- a CDS encoding putative transcriptional regulator protein (KEGG: rec:RHECIAT_PC0000178 putative transcriptional regulator protein) has product MNLPPLVQSFVLHFGEMGSRWGINRTVGQIYALLFVSPAPVCAEEIAESLGISRSNVSMSLRELQAWNLVILKHKPDDRRDFFTTPDDVWQILRTLAEERKKREVDPTLSVLREILMQRPASEAERHAQQRMSEMHTLIEQLTHWYDDVKQLETERLATLLSLGAKVTKLLEAKDRVVSLGRSRRPNPANRS; this is encoded by the coding sequence ATGAATCTTCCGCCTCTCGTTCAGTCCTTCGTTCTCCATTTCGGCGAAATGGGATCGCGCTGGGGAATCAACCGCACGGTCGGCCAGATCTATGCTTTGCTCTTCGTTTCGCCGGCGCCGGTCTGCGCCGAGGAGATCGCCGAGTCACTCGGCATCTCGCGCTCCAATGTGTCGATGAGCCTGCGCGAACTGCAGGCCTGGAACCTCGTCATCCTGAAACACAAGCCAGACGATCGCCGCGACTTCTTCACCACGCCTGATGATGTCTGGCAGATATTGAGGACGCTTGCCGAGGAGCGAAAGAAGCGTGAAGTCGATCCGACGCTGTCGGTTTTGCGTGAGATCCTGATGCAGCGGCCGGCCAGCGAAGCCGAACGCCATGCGCAGCAGCGCATGAGCGAGATGCACACGCTGATCGAGCAACTGACGCATTGGTATGACGACGTAAAACAACTTGAAACAGAAAGGCTTGCAACGCTACTCTCGCTCGGCGCGAAAGTGACCAAGCTTCTGGAGGCCAAGGACCGGGTCGTTTCGCTCGGCCGCAGCCGCCGGCCGAATCCTGCGAACAGGAGTTAG